The Xenorhabdus poinarii G6 nucleotide sequence ATGGATGATGTATCCGTGTAACAACGCGATAAATGCCTCTGTTATAGCGTGGTAGATTGTTTTTTATACTTGTACAATGGTCGATCGTGTTCACAGCCCGTTTTCTATTACCTGCTAGGGCGTAGATTTATTTGCTGATGAAATATAAGGAAAACTACAAAAACGAGAAAAATATGCAAAAGTATCGTTTTTCAGATCATGCTTTTTTATACGGCATATGGCTCCTTTGGAGTATTGCGCTGGGGCTCTATCTCTATGGCTCCCCGCTGAGTTGTGCCATAACAGCAATTTTATCTTTTTTAGCCTTAGTGTTTTACTTTACGAATATGAACTTGAGAATCAATGCTATGTTTGGAAAAAAAACAGTAGAAGTACCGGCTGCCAGCCCGGTGATACCCACTATCGGTGTGAAACCTGAAGAGAAAAAACTCCCTGAAGCTGAAATTCGTCCCAATACCATTGTGGCGAAAAATTCAGTCTTCAAGGGGGATATAGAAATGGAAGGGGATATTCAGATCTGGGGTAAAGTCATCGGCAATATTCGCGTCAAAGGCGGAGCTATTCGTATTATGCATGCCGGTAAAGTGGAAGGTGAACTTAATGCCCCTGAAATTATTATCGATGGTCACGTTGAAGGGACATGCTGTGCAGAAACATTAGATATTCTTGAGCATGGCGAATTACGGGGCATTAGCCGTAGCGCGAGTATGTCAATTCGACGTGGCGGGTTGTTTGTTGGCCAGTCTGAACAGGTTGAGAATAAGAAAAAATCAGAAGGCGAGCGGATTGTTTCTATCAGAGAAAGAGACAATCAGGGCGAAAAATCAAAGGCAAAAAATAGCATTTGATCATCGTTTATAAAATAAAACGGCCGGAAAATCCCCCTATTTTCCGGCCGTTTTATATTGCTGCTGACATGCAGATTTTGTTCAATGATGAAGGTATGCCGGAGTGCTATTGTCTGGATATGACCAGCACGACGCGGCCGATAAATTGGATATCACTGATGGCACAATCGAAAGTAACGTCATTATCACTAACCCGAATCTTACTGATTGGGATTTTGGCGATCTTTTTGATACTGTGCATGCCCTCAATATCCACCAGCCATAAGCCATCTTGAATACTATCCTCCTGCGTATCCAGCAGATACCACGAAGTATGATCATCAATAATCAGTGGATTCTGGAGTCCATTTGGGATCAATTCACTGTCTAAAATCACCGGGCTGGCTTCATTGAGCTTACCGCCGGCTAATTTTACGCGTGGGATGGATGGGGCAATAATATCTTCCAATCGTTCCGTTTTTTTGCCGTTTTCTCCCTCTGGATACATGTCTCCCTGACCCGTGCTTAACCACAAGAGTGAAGCGCCCGTTTCGAGATTACACTGGATGATCCAATCCGCTGGAAAGCTATCACGAAGGTAGCGGTTTGCCATCGTGCTTTTGGAAACGCCTAAATGGTCACTGAGGGCCTGACGTGATTTGAATCCATAGGCGCGGACAAGACGTTCAATAGCAGGTCTTCCCCCACTATCGGCTCCCATTTTGATCTCAATATTGGTATTTTTCATTGACAGTACAGATAAGAGATATTAGTATCCCACAAAAGATCTCGTTATGAGATCTTTTGTGGACCCAGATTGGTTAGGCTGAAAACCATTGAGAGATATTGCATCATGAACGCCCAGATTTCAATCTTTATGCCTGATATTGACCTCTTTCAGTAATCTCTGAGGGAAGAACACGTTGAAATGGGGCGGGCTATTGAAAAGAGCCTGATACGGTTGGGGGATCGTTTGGTGAGAAAATGTTGAGGGAAAACATGGCGAATACGGAGAAAGAAAAGTTTGCCCAGATGAACCTCGGTCAACGGCTGGAAGGATTGAACCACCTGTCGAGGATTAGAGCGACGTACTGGGGTGACAATGAAAAGGAGTTGAACCGTTTTTTGGCTGATATGCGTGATAAAAGGGATCACTATTATGAAGAGAATAGACGAGCATTATCCGCCATTTTCTATTTAGCCAATATTCCCCGTTCTCGCCACGATAGTGAACTCAATCATTTTACTCAGGAGGAAAAACAGGCGCTGATTAAGGCGATGAACCATAT carries:
- a CDS encoding bactofilin family protein, translated to MFGKKTVEVPAASPVIPTIGVKPEEKKLPEAEIRPNTIVAKNSVFKGDIEMEGDIQIWGKVIGNIRVKGGAIRIMHAGKVEGELNAPEIIIDGHVEGTCCAETLDILEHGELRGISRSASMSIRRGGLFVGQSEQVENKKKSEGERIVSIRERDNQGEKSKAKNSI
- a CDS encoding phage repressor protein CI gives rise to the protein MKNTNIEIKMGADSGGRPAIERLVRAYGFKSRQALSDHLGVSKSTMANRYLRDSFPADWIIQCNLETGASLLWLSTGQGDMYPEGENGKKTERLEDIIAPSIPRVKLAGGKLNEASPVILDSELIPNGLQNPLIIDDHTSWYLLDTQEDSIQDGLWLVDIEGMHSIKKIAKIPISKIRVSDNDVTFDCAISDIQFIGRVVLVISRQ
- a CDS encoding DUF5347 family protein, with the translated sequence MANTEKEKFAQMNLGQRLEGLNHLSRIRATYWGDNEKELNRFLADMRDKRDHYYEENRRALSAIFYLANIPRSRHDSELNHFTQEEKQALIKAMNHIKVVVSQFPKFLTLSN